The region GGTGctaagttgtaaaaaaaaaaaaatttttttacattgatttcttaaAATCAAACTACTTGGTGTTAGCACCTTTTGAAAATTCACGCAGCATATGTTGATATAAGTAATAAATCTATATgctatatatgttatttaagtaatatatgcatatatgactatatatactatatacttatatttgactagctatataacatatatgctatatatgttatattatatagcTAGTCAAATATAAGtctataattttaattgatcTATGATTTTAATGTCCTAGTCAAAGTTTGGATATTTGTTacagttttgtatttttgttagcaatttttatttttgttagctTGAGGTTTTTATTTTAGGCATGTAATATGATATTTATGAGACTGTATTATCATTATTTGATTGGAGATCTAACtgaggttattttttttttttatcttatttggAGTTAGCATATTTTCAAACTAATAAAACCTCATAATgtccaaaaatgttttttgagtttttctgTGGAGTCTGTAAATGTTCACTTTTTTTCAGTTCTtgtgaaaagataaaaaaaaagattgctaaGTCACATGGAAGTGTGACTAACTACTTTTTCTTGGACTATACCCATGTAAATAGGTAataatggtgatgatgatgatgatattgATGATGGTGATGACAAAGATGATAAGGATGACAATAACTATAAAGATGATGCTGATAATGATTATGCTGCTGATGGTGATGATGGTGataatgatggtgatgatgatgatgatgatgatgatgatgatgatgatgatgatgatgataataataatgatgataataatgacgatgatgatgattttgatgattatgattattttgatgatgatgatgatgatgatgatgatgatgatgatgatgatgatgatgatgatgatgatgatgatgatgatgatgatgatgatgatgataataataatgatgataataatgacgatgatgatgattttgatgataatgataattttgatgatgatgatgatgatgatgatgatgatgatgatgatgatgatgatgatgatgatgatgatgatgatgatgatgatgatgatgatgatgatgatgatgatgatgatgatgatgatgatgatgatgatgattttaCACAATAGGTatcaacataatttttgtagaaatttttttcgattttttgtttgaaatttattttttaataaaacataacattGTTCTATATTGACATGCTACATGATATGTTTTAAATctaacttcttttaaaattttcttaatttttcaggAGTTTAATCTTGCATTGaatgatttaaatttgttaaataaaggttgttttttttctaattgtattttttctgtttttgatTGTATTATGGagatatttgttatattttttaaattaccctTGGTATTCATTTAGATATTTATGTTTTGGTAAAGGATTACAAagacttaaattataaaaaatatgaagatatAGATCTTATGAATCTTCCAaatattgtatgttttattGGTGGtcagatttaattttataatttatattttatcagttttttactcttttttaactacatgaaaaaaatttcaacaatggcacaaataacataagtatttaaagctttctttttttttttaaacataacataaatacttttatattatttatgttgtgTTTTGTTGAAATTGATACTGtgatatatatacttttttaatgttattcacCTTTGCAATGTCAAGAGGGCCACTATAGTCAGGGAGGCTAGTATAGTCAAGGAGGCCACTATACCAGGGAGGctttattgtggttacaaccctttctcttaactctttaactccaaatcacaaactttatcaaatgaaGCCATTGTGTGAAGAAATAAGTTGATCGCTGCactgcattatatatatatatatatatatatatatatatatatatatatatatatatatatatatatatatatatatatatatatatatatattgtgtatatgtatatatgatgtattataaaatatgaagaGGAGTTGTATGGAGAATAATATTTAATGCATAAGTTTTCACTtctaatatttagtttaaattattatcattatttataacattgAGTCCTATTATtcagtaaattttaaatcaatatctAGATTTTATTTTGTGCTTGTTTCGTGACTTGTTTTATGTcttgtttgttttatgttttgtttctgAATCTTTATTGTGTATTGAAgtgttttttcctttttttagatatctgAGATAGGACAAACAGGttaatgagattttttaaaactactctAACTTGGGGTGAATAGGGGCAGTGAGGTTAAAAACAAGGAAAAGTAAGATCAGGAAAGTTTTTGTAATCATTAGGCCTTAATCAGTGTTGCCAGGTGGCAATATAGAATGTCACCGTGGTAACAAGAATGTCCAGGTGGCGTTATAGAATGTTAATTTGGTATATTTTTGGAAGAGTTTAGATTTATGACATTAGAACATTATAGCATTTAACAAAgtatttgcttttaaataaattttgattgcaTTTGTATAAgttagatattattttttaacaaatattagtgataaacttttttaaacttttaattaaatgcaTGTAATCAAGTTCTTTTGAAACTTTCAATAAATCTATGTAAGGGatcatccataaagtacatacGCTCAGAGGGGAAGATGAGGTCTGCAAATGGTGTATATGAGATGGGAGGGCAGTGCGTGAATTATAAAAGAAAGGAgaccttaaatttaaaaaaatatcataaaatgttagacaaataggttaaaagcgtaggtacttttagagaggtggagggtactcaaaaaagcatATTGCAAAATGCGGGGTGAGTTGGGTAGTTGAAAAAAgtgtacatactttatggacgacccctaatcaaatcctttttaaacttttaataagtgTATGTGATCTAgctctttttaaacttttaacaaattatgtaatcaagttgtttttaaaattttaataaatatatgtaatcgagttgtttttaaaattctcaatAAATCTATgtaatcaatttaataaatgtatttaatcaAGCCTTCTAAATGTTTAACCTGatggattttaaattttaattttaacctgatatattttcaaattttggcaaagctaaaagtttaaaatattatacatcAAAATGCTGAGTTACATGTTGCAATGACAAGTTGGCATTTAAATGTGTATCAAGTTCTGGCAACATTGACCTTAATaattattgatgaaaatatgcatggataacaaactttttattctgTAATTAACATtgtttcatataaaatttagttGCTAGCTTGTTTTTGTgtgaaataacaatattttatattttgcatcaTTACATGAAAAAGCAACACCTACCATAATTACCAATCACAagtttacacaaaatttttacttgaattaTCTGTaatataaagctaaaaaaaatttttgttaatttattatttcttaaagtCTGAACTGAAGTAgaactattatttattacaatatcaagCAAACAAGCTGCAGTTTTGGATTTTCATCTGCTTCTGAACTAACagatataatgtaaaataattttaaattcaattgtGTTTTTGGCTTTATTATAGTTACGATGTATCcaattatttatgaaaacaatCTTAACCATATACTTGTCATTTGAGAAGCAACAGGTACAGATaatcttgttaaaaataatgcagttttaattaaataatgcaaaaaatttaaaaaaaaaacttattaatgcaagaaaatgttaaaatctttatcttgattatttattaaaaaatgaaattaagttTATGTTGGTATTTTTTTGGTACAGCTTTAAACGTCtgatttcttcaaaaaaaaaaaacttattttagtatttattgaCCTCTTAATGGTAAtagcaaacataaaaaatgaaaataatgtaCACAAAAATTGTCATTCAAcacaacaatatataaaaataatttgctcaaagttttcaatgttttttttaacttatataactcaatataaaacaaaagagaaacaatattctttaaattttcccTATTCACCCCCAAATTACCTTATTTATCCAAAGTTAATGCACTGTAGTTTTAAAGTACTCTTTTTGAggttaagtttataaaagattacaacttatataaagttatagCTGTTTACACTGTTTCTTTCTTTAGATAAATCGTGGAAAAATGTGAGTTCAATTGTTTTCCTTTAGATAAatgattaaagtttttttttttaaatcatgtatatgtatatatttttattatgtatatgtattttacTCTTTTTACCACCTAAATCTGGTTGAAaaggttgcttttttttttggttaaaatgtttatataccTTTTTCTTAACCTTATATAAACCTTGAAAAACAAAGCTGCTGCTCTGCGCAAACAATTTGAGCACATTACTATCAGGGGCATGGTAGAAATTGAACTTGGTACTTCTTGTTTACAAAGTTTTCTCTCTACTAATATATCAATACctcatcaaaaaattattgcatatgCTTGTTTATCATCATCCATTTAAAATCACCTACTCCTTCTGCACTTTATCAGGTGTATGAATTCTTAAGAGAGTCAAGATAATTGAGTACAGAACTATTAATTTTGAACTCAAAGTTTTAAAGAGGCAATAAAAAATTCTAGGCTAAAATATAATTGGTTCCAGGAATTAATTctacagttttaaattaaaaacattatatatatattttttttactttattatctTTCTACTAcatctttattttatacaaaatttgatCTTGGTTAAATAGAAATAGACTGTTTTCATTTCATCTAGATCACGAAGGAGTATATAgtattttaagttcttttatatgcactcttaatttataatttttcagaaTGAACCAAAAAAGCTTAACCCATTTTTACTCCATTGTCTTCACTTATGGAAGATTGTGTCAAGAAAAGCTAGATTAAActtgaatgattttttacatttcaaagAAGAAAATCTATCTTGTATTGCCTATGACAGCAAGAACTGGTAAATTAAATTTGTCAAGTgtgaaaaattatcatttatcaACTTAATAAACTATTTGTAGTTTGCATGTTTACATATTATCTTATATCATACTTGCttatactgttttatttatatcatgAAATTgcataatataagttatatgtattttatagttCTACATGGTATCTCATAATTTATTTGTAGTTTATGTCTACATGGTATCTcataagttatttttactttataagtcTATATGGTATCTTTTTAGGATATTTATAGTTTCCTCAAGTTTGGTTTTAGGTTACATTATGCATTGgcatttgaaattttaagtGAGTGTGCTATTATAAATCTCAAGTGCCTAAAGATTTATTTACACCTTGGATCTAAATGCGGTTATTTTTCATCTATGAACAAAGCTAAGAAACTTTCAAATACCCTATCAGttggaaatttattttcaaaagaaaaagaatcactctgtttttttaaaaatggtggtaagatttttatttccaaaaccATTAATAAACAGGTTTGATTTAAATTGAGTTTAACATTACTAAGCATATTATTTACTTGACATTTTAGACatgttgtattttatataagacTCCACtacaaattatctttttttttttataacttttctttaaatgaaaCCAACCTGTTTACAGATTTTAAAGAATTTACTGAATGTTTGAGACAAATCATTGTCCAATGTGGTAATCAGTGGTACTTAGTTTTGGATTGCTTTTATAGAGATTGTGTTGGTTCTATCCACTTGATTGACGTCATAATGCACAAAATTATGTACAAGGACATCATTTTGGATGTTATGCTGCCATACACTAAAGAGAAAATACTCAACGATGGATTTTTAGCATGACGAGTCATTTCCAAAACAACTACACAttaacttagttaaataaagaaaattttaacattatgaataaaaaaatttaaaaaatcatctcaCTAAGAAACAtatgaaacaaaaacaactgaaaaactGAGCAAAAACGCAATTCAAGCAGCAGCATTGTAGCAAcaacaaaactatatttttacacaaaattattaataagtacTTCTTTTAAAAGCTCCAGCACACCATCAGGTAATTCTTCCTTTTTAGGTTGTTATGGTGTTCTCAAATCAATAATAGGATTTGAAGAACACATCAATGGCATTTACCAATCTTCATTTAATTTGGAGAGAGTGTATTTTCTTGAAAAGGATTCCAGGAACTTCTTGGTTGCATGCctagagttgcaaaaaaacgtGTTTCTTTCCTAGTGTATTTTTTTGGGTcaaaaagatgtttttgttttgttttttttgcataaaattaggaaaaaatttcttttattctaGTATATTTTTAGTATACGATTATTAAAAGCATAATTACATGTATAAAAaccaatttaactttaatttttaataaaaaattaaattagcgAGAAGTTAGTTATAAATCTAGGCATACATGGGAATGTTTGTTTGTCATGTTGTACTTCCTAACAACTGTGATACTCCCATTATCTATAGAAAGTGTTCCTATCCTAAAGGTCATCCACAAATTAGGGAGGAGGGAGGTTGTGGTTTTGTTacgactcatacaaaacttgtttcttaagtgttacgattttgtgacAATGTTGAgggtcaaaaattgcgtgacgtaatttatggacgaccccctataaaataaattaccattttaattttgataacgTTAATATATCAGCATATAATACCATGCCAatctaatattatttctttgaGCATTTGTATATTGTGTAGTAATTTAGTATTACattgtttatttgttataatttaaatttaaaaattttgagttacTATTATTTACTATGTTTTCCAGACCGCCTTCGTCTGATGGATTgtaatttattcataatttattttcatatctgcattttttttacttcttaacATTTTCATATAGTACTATGTCAGgacatttgcaaaatttttcaACATGCTTTGTTGTTCAAGGATTTTAGACTTTATGTTATGGCAAAGGgaacattttttccattttgcTAATTTGGTTTAAAGGTTAAATGGGCAACTAAGGTTTTATTTCTGCCCCCTGTATGAAGAGCTTAATCATAATTGATTACCAACAAGAAGAACAAGAAGAAATCACTCAATAGTTTAAAGATATCTTTTctccctatatatatatttatgtatatatagatattatggtGCCTTAAAACCCCTTTTAGATAGAAAATCACAACTCGAtgtttttaatgtgaaaaactacagttttttttatcaaaaataaaaaacaggaATTTCTATAAGTTTATTGATatcttttactaaaattattttttttgtgtgtttatataaaatttcccTTTATTTGAGtactaagttttcaaatttcaaagaaatttttttaaaacaatgttaagTACCTGTTGAATAGAAAATGGACTTAAGCATGTACTAAATTTTGGacaattcaaatatatatatatatatatatatatatatatatatatatatatatatatatatatatatatatatatatatatattgcggccgtggcgcagtggttagagcgcttgctttataagcaagagatccaggttcgaaacgagccttggacatattttcgcgtcacggtaaggaaggaggcgtgaactttctggttaaatgcacttccgcggtgctctgtgacaagaccgttaggtcttctttgggcacctaaataacagtatatatacatatacatatatatatatatatatatatatatatatatatatatatatatatatatatatatatatatatatatatatatatgtatatattagggtgttgacttgtaatactttttatgaaatttttgaaacactATAGCATTAGTGGATgagtatttatgtatattatttgaatttatttgttgtttgatttgatttttaaaaaaagtcaccCACCACAGCAATCACACATTAATGTTAAGCTATTTGaaaagataatatattatattttgtgggcatattatatatatatatatatatatatatatatatatatatatatatatatatatatatatatatatatatatatatatatatatatatataataaatcacAAAACAGAATAAATACACACTAAAAATTATCTCtgaaaacattaacaaataataataaatcataatatatttgtaatattaccTTTCAAGCAAAtcaaagttaattaaatttcattttgaaaacgtatatttttcaaatatttgtctttttaatataatggaataattacaataacactttatttttttagaatgtcatataagcaatcaaagaatttaattaacaaaaaaaagtaaaattggacaaagaattaagaaaaaaatagatttcACAATGTTACTAGAAAATGTGTAGTCAGTATGGACATTTTGATCAGTTAGAAGATTCAAATCAATTGTGTGTTTAGAAAAGTCTAAGTTAAATCGAATCAAAATAATTTGCTTAGAACTGAGAGAATTGTGGCAAAAGTTTTCATTTCCTACATTATCAAGCAATCTGTTAAtcgtaaagtaaaaaaatctaattaacagattatgataaatatttaagaaaatcaaaaaaatcagttaacaCTTCTTTTACTCAATTGTTTGATATCATTGATTTGAAAGGTGTGTGGCTAACaagtaaagacaaaaattttttcaatatgcAAATAGAAACACAAGGAAGAGCAGGCTATTATTCTAATAAAGTAGCTGACCCAACAAAAGTTCATCCATCAAAGAGAATCAGAAACATCCAAAACGAAAACTCATCTACAGAAGATATTAATACTGATTCTGATACTATGGTTATTGAGACtagtgttttaagttttttgcgTCTCTCATAGGCAACTATGAGAGAAGCAAAAAGcttaaaaatgtcataaaaaattttttaaatgaaaactgGTGCCTCCATTTTgatggaaaatattttaactataatgAACACCAAGTAGTAGTTCTGAAAAATGGTACAAAAGAAGTAAAATCAACTGTTGCCTTAAAAGATGTTAAAGCACGATTTTTAATGGATTGGTTGAAATTATTGACTcttgattttttggaaatgaaTAGAAATGATTATAACAGATACAACTGCTGttaaaactagtaaaaaaaattgtacagtTACTagactaaaaaaagtttagtgacTTTGAATTTGATAATCCACAGTATGTTTTATGTCAACATCATGTTCTGGACagagttttaaagttgtttattgaTTCTTTATGTCCTGAAAAGTCTACCTTACCTGACactattcttttattaaattcatttttgaaaattacaaaattctTGTCGAAACATTTGATAACAGTGGTCCTTCCTTAAACTACAAAATTTTAGGATAGAGAGATGATATAAAATTGCTTTACAATCTATGCAAAGCATATGTGTTTATAAAGAAAATggatattttccaaaaaaaaaaaaatatagcaatttaggcatttttaagttattttcttGTTAACTCATCTAGAGAGCAACTTGAAgtagtttgtaattttgttaGTGGTAACTGGCACAAAATATGGTTTGGGgaacatatttttaatgaaaatgattttaGTGATCTGGCAGATACCAAAAAAGTTGGTAACTGCCAGAAAGCTCTTACTTGTTTGAAAACGCATTGGACTAAAGAACCATCAATTATTGCAAACATCCAGTGCAGTAATATACGTGCTGATAGAGCAATAAAAGTTGCTCAAGACTTGCCTCAATGTATAAACTCtgagaaactttatttaaaatttattttgtctaatattaaaatgtaaaaaaaagaaaattaattacaaactgcaaatacaaatacaatattgttttaacgattagaaatatttttgttttttattggtgggtgatctttttaaaaagttaatgtaaataaatatgattttatgttgttttgcATAATTGTTCATTCGAAATTAATATGGGACATAtgtgttgtaaaaaaatcaacatcctaatatatatatatatgtgtgtgtgtgtgtgtatatatatgtatatatgtatgtatacatatatatatgtatgtatgtatata is a window of Hydra vulgaris chromosome 15, alternate assembly HydraT2T_AEP DNA encoding:
- the LOC105843342 gene encoding uncharacterized protein LOC105843342 isoform X5 is translated as MPVEKIPKKYKFCILSHSHIKIIEQRKDKVKILQPHQQRKLRSSYIDKVNTLLEKLENAINECQVFELESEVLSSLQMFKGTFNGLRPKLSLYIQFWSVLKKLCQCKNFKILKESIVLLKDSFCSCPLTRQFITSLFDIGLMLLKLLIKFVDSELKLLLVDACNMIFMRLYYHYLIGDLTEEFNLALNDLNLLNKDIYVLVKDYKDLNYKKYEDIDLMNLPNIISEIGQTDKSWKNNEPKKLNPFLLHCLHLWKIVSRKARLNLNDFLHFKEENLSCIAYDSKNWLHYALAFEILSECAIINLKCLKIYLHLGSKCGYFSSMNKAKKLSNTLSVGNLFSKEKESLCFFKNGDFKEFTECLRQIIVQCGNQWYLVLDCFYRDCVGSIHLIDVIMHKIMYKDIILDVMLPYTKEKILNDGFLA
- the LOC105843342 gene encoding uncharacterized protein LOC105843342 isoform X6, which codes for MPVEKIPKKYKFCILSHSHIKIIEQRKDKVKILQPHQQRKLRSSYIDKVNTLLEKLENAINECQVFELESEVLSSLQMFKGTFNGLRPKLSLYIQFWSVLKKLCQCKNFKILKESIVLLKDSFCSCPLTRQFITSLFDIGLMLLKLLIKFVDSELKLLLVDACNMIFMRLYYHYLIGDLTEEFNLALNDLNLLNKDIYVLVKDYKDLNYKKYEDIDLMNLPNIISEIGQTDKSWKNNEPKKLNPFLLHCLHLWKIVSRKARLNLNDFLHFKEENLSCIAYDSKNWLHYALAFEILSECAIINLKCLKIYLHLGSKCGYFSSMNKAKKLSNTLSVGNLFSKEKESLCFFKNGEIVLVLST